In Desulfomonile tiedjei DSM 6799, a genomic segment contains:
- a CDS encoding enoyl-CoA hydratase-related protein — protein MTEQQSSNLVIYERDGYVGMITLSRPERRNALNLQLWNDLGRAVAAAEEDTEVRVILLRGAGKSFCAGLDLSPDNEIISIITGVPNAAQKTRFYKTVRRIQQIHNRFENIPVPVIGVLHGHCLGAGLELALCCDFRLCSADTVFSLPEATLAIITDVGGLQRLPRVVGQGPAREIAYRGNRFGADYALRINLVNESYPDQETLNRKAMEIALEIAGNPPLAVQGAKNVLLYSDTLPVDCAQDYTAARSAMLMPSDDLMEAMAAYMQKRKGEFKGA, from the coding sequence ATGACCGAACAGCAGAGCAGTAACCTCGTCATCTATGAACGAGACGGATACGTTGGGATGATTACTCTCAGTAGACCCGAACGACGAAATGCATTAAACCTGCAACTCTGGAACGATCTCGGCCGTGCTGTTGCCGCTGCCGAGGAAGATACCGAGGTTAGAGTCATCCTGCTGCGCGGGGCAGGCAAATCGTTCTGCGCGGGGCTCGATTTGAGTCCCGATAACGAGATTATTTCCATCATCACAGGCGTGCCCAATGCTGCGCAAAAAACGAGGTTCTACAAGACTGTAAGGCGCATCCAGCAAATCCATAACCGGTTTGAAAATATTCCCGTTCCGGTCATTGGAGTCCTTCACGGACACTGCCTTGGAGCCGGTCTTGAATTGGCCCTGTGCTGTGATTTTCGGCTCTGTTCCGCTGATACCGTGTTTTCCCTTCCTGAAGCCACACTGGCGATCATCACCGACGTGGGGGGGTTGCAGCGTTTGCCGCGAGTTGTGGGGCAGGGGCCTGCGCGCGAAATAGCGTACAGGGGCAATCGATTCGGGGCAGATTATGCGCTGCGTATCAATCTCGTAAACGAATCATACCCCGATCAGGAAACCCTGAACCGCAAAGCTATGGAGATTGCACTGGAAATAGCCGGAAATCCACCGCTCGCAGTTCAGGGAGCGAAAAATGTGCTGCTCTATTCGGATACTCTTCCCGTTGATTGTGCTCAGGACTACACAGCCGCACGATCTGCCATGCTCATGCCGTCTGACGATCTCATGGAAGCAATGGCAGCGTACATGCAGAAACGAAAGGGTGAGTTTAAGGGAGCTTAG
- a CDS encoding protease inhibitor I42 family protein, with product MGFLTSMRKGLIFLIWILFTVPIAFAEDTQVPRDTVEEKIEARLNETFKIVLDSNPSTGYTWQPVFDKKMLKLEKSAYTRPEQQIPGRGGKQTYVFRPVKAGRTMIELQYARRWEKNPAKTRKYLVTIQAPLQKH from the coding sequence ATGGGATTCCTTACGTCTATGAGAAAGGGACTCATCTTTCTGATTTGGATCCTGTTCACCGTTCCAATTGCATTCGCCGAGGATACTCAGGTACCTCGGGATACTGTCGAAGAGAAGATCGAAGCCCGACTTAACGAAACCTTCAAGATTGTATTAGACTCGAATCCTTCCACTGGCTACACGTGGCAACCTGTTTTTGACAAGAAGATGTTAAAGCTCGAAAAGTCCGCGTATACCAGGCCGGAGCAACAAATCCCCGGCAGGGGAGGCAAGCAGACATATGTGTTCCGTCCCGTCAAAGCAGGTAGAACAATGATAGAACTCCAATATGCCAGAAGATGGGAGAAGAATCCTGCCAAGACAAGAAAATACCTGGTGACAATACAAGCTCCACTCCAGAAACACTGA
- a CDS encoding DUF169 domain-containing protein, translating into MDQQERQRAAEFLSNDLRLRTQPVEVKFLAEAVFPDKTRRPSEVLGKKVTICQGVTMARSYGWTVGLTKQDLTCVPGMISFGMTGTSHPAKVIGKLFCEVTLAKDADSVQKETDSMSFLGKDEYPGILLAPLGKLASDPDTVAVYGNPAQVMRMIQGWTYIHGERVTGNFGGKVECTEYLIAPFNSGTARVAIPGNGDRIFSMTQDDEMVFSLPAGGLADLVEGLKQAGKKLGARYPITFYQNFQPEFPKYYKVLGKEVGISNE; encoded by the coding sequence ATGGATCAACAGGAAAGACAAAGAGCTGCGGAATTCCTTAGCAACGATCTCCGTTTAAGGACCCAACCGGTGGAGGTCAAATTTCTCGCTGAAGCTGTATTTCCGGATAAAACCAGGAGGCCGTCCGAAGTACTCGGAAAAAAAGTGACGATCTGCCAGGGAGTTACCATGGCTCGTTCTTATGGGTGGACCGTGGGGCTCACCAAACAGGATTTGACTTGTGTTCCGGGCATGATTTCCTTCGGAATGACGGGAACCTCACATCCAGCGAAAGTCATAGGCAAGCTCTTCTGTGAAGTAACCCTGGCAAAGGACGCAGATTCGGTTCAGAAGGAAACGGATTCCATGTCCTTCCTGGGGAAAGACGAATATCCAGGCATACTGCTTGCGCCCTTGGGTAAGCTTGCCTCCGATCCGGATACCGTGGCAGTTTACGGGAATCCGGCTCAGGTCATGCGCATGATCCAGGGATGGACGTATATTCACGGAGAACGGGTTACAGGTAATTTCGGCGGTAAGGTCGAATGTACCGAATACTTGATCGCTCCCTTCAATTCCGGTACTGCTCGAGTAGCCATTCCGGGTAATGGAGACAGGATCTTCTCCATGACTCAGGATGATGAAATGGTATTTTCGCTTCCAGCCGGAGGCCTCGCCGATCTGGTGGAAGGACTGAAACAGGCAGGCAAGAAATTGGGAGCACGGTACCCAATAACATTCTATCAGAACTTTCAACCTGAATTTCCGAAGTACTATAAAGTGCTCGGCAAAGAAGTGGGCATCAGTAACGAGTGA
- a CDS encoding RDD family protein, whose protein sequence is MKEKVKTVVIDTPDRGELRFQLAGIGTRMIAYLVDKFIQIGALLGIVLILAIVLFLVGQMDRFVELLSEAGQSLGLWSIAIAILFYEMVTIGYFLFFEYFWNGATPGKKFQKTRVIRKDGRPMSFGDSVVRNALRIVDIIGELYPVGLIVMFCDFRNRRLGDLAAGTLVIDDDGTSALPVSKIPAETLEIFEVNSLVARMNAEDYVLVARFLSRRDELDVRHRTQLAMNISRRILKRTMAFGEDFDHEAFLEKIEVMYRERTREL, encoded by the coding sequence GTGAAAGAAAAGGTCAAAACAGTAGTGATCGATACTCCCGATCGTGGGGAGCTTCGATTTCAGTTGGCAGGCATCGGTACGCGAATGATCGCGTATCTCGTAGATAAGTTTATCCAAATCGGTGCCCTCCTGGGAATCGTCTTGATTCTGGCCATAGTGCTATTTTTGGTCGGACAAATGGACCGGTTTGTCGAACTTCTTTCTGAGGCGGGACAATCCTTGGGCTTATGGTCGATCGCGATAGCAATTCTCTTCTACGAGATGGTGACGATCGGATATTTCTTGTTCTTCGAGTATTTCTGGAACGGTGCCACCCCCGGGAAAAAGTTTCAGAAGACCAGAGTCATTCGAAAAGACGGACGCCCGATGTCCTTTGGAGATTCTGTAGTAAGGAATGCCCTAAGAATAGTTGATATTATTGGTGAACTGTATCCGGTAGGTCTCATTGTGATGTTTTGCGATTTCCGAAACAGGCGGTTGGGTGATTTGGCGGCAGGGACTCTCGTTATAGACGATGACGGAACATCTGCTCTGCCCGTGTCGAAAATACCCGCGGAGACCTTGGAAATCTTTGAAGTGAATTCTCTTGTTGCACGTATGAACGCTGAAGACTACGTTCTTGTTGCGAGATTCCTTTCCCGAAGGGATGAATTGGATGTTCGGCACAGAACCCAATTGGCAATGAATATTTCCAGAAGAATTCTCAAGCGAACCATGGCTTTTGGAGAGGATTTCGATCATGAAGCTTTTCTCGAAAAAATCGAAGTGATGTACAGAGAACGTACGAGAGAGCTCTAG
- a CDS encoding DUF3971 domain-containing protein: MDNHIARSPANKSRLPRRVVIAVISLVVLLVLAVTGILLFVRFGLEGSQLVAFVNHRIEIATGKHITFSSADLVWTSWDSARIRVSNLDIRDKVENKPLGHVGDLHVSVSLLPVLSGRLYFDEILVDKPVIMIEPPRLFGGKDKSTPPSPQPEQKQTPAELHAPMLYPVVKRLEIKDARADMAGSERTVLSDIQISALDASPRGVKTFAAVGKIPAQNKTGTFTVSGQVDETPAFGGEFKGKVNADIRDLPVSAVVGVLSDLQLDLPIAEGSINLSVEINGRTTDFYANGEVVLLNGMILPGHLYRQPAPIMKASAKLTAIREGENLTVDLSDISIPGMNVGIEIKIGDLSSEKPSISISLKKADLDLQKLFPFLPQGLLQEEDRDRLKEAGLSGHLAVLSGAWSGRLSDLRDWRAIESGLLLDAYMDNISGFVPGLSLPLSDATGRVKISNDEMRFEGISLTLGASPIVLNGFVTDLRGSPRSDLFLSMIAQGDDLKPLLECRPVVSRLPQWLSRVSDIRGGIKIDLDVKGKLSKPELQGRLNLDDFQFRVPGFNLPVRKVTGAVRFRSTGASFTSLKGSIGDSPVDLTGNLSPEGMAVNGDCKLAQSDLKKLNLLPSEWSVSGTVPLSMSLKGKAAAINYSGQVDLKQNVVVIGTQIKKRSGIPMNLEASGVWNSEGISAEEFYLILENCRISGKGFFREDGSFSASLNLPPKGVPTNALMTVVHPSLELQPGGRIEGDLTVRSPDRAKDYAVEGNLVLNHVSLHLPFFYKRTEGLTATIRRKGKSTSFAIERVKIGNSAISGTFAINDLDTPKLDVNLESSFFDTTDFTAPPGYIVRSTWGEWLKTNRFIRFLARSRGSAVVKIAKGKTSSQVFSDFSASLEGNGAIIRATSWSTNFGEGTLRGTAIFDLRESAQVPFRLEFQGDRLRAERLMPAEGEGLRIEGETSLEGKLAWTLGPKRENGGVYKTGSTEVRVLDGTIHRFQVLSKIFSLINLGSLVRGRFPDLISEGLPFQRMTWNMEVFDSKWKIKDLKLRSDAARIESSGMYFGDQGRVDFKVDVSPLVGFDTIVSGLFGNLITKNGKILTTTFRVRGLSDSPDVRLEPFEQFRSEQ, from the coding sequence ATGGATAATCATATCGCTCGATCCCCTGCAAACAAATCAAGGCTGCCGAGGCGGGTTGTAATAGCAGTAATTTCTCTTGTAGTGCTTCTTGTACTGGCTGTTACGGGGATCCTGCTTTTTGTACGATTCGGCCTCGAAGGGAGCCAACTCGTAGCATTTGTCAATCACAGGATAGAAATTGCTACGGGAAAGCACATCACCTTCTCTTCCGCAGATTTGGTATGGACTTCATGGGATTCCGCACGGATTCGCGTTTCAAACCTGGATATTCGAGACAAGGTCGAAAACAAACCTCTGGGGCATGTCGGCGATCTTCATGTGTCCGTGTCGCTCTTACCGGTCCTGTCGGGCAGGCTTTATTTCGATGAAATTCTCGTAGATAAACCGGTCATTATGATCGAGCCCCCGAGGTTGTTCGGTGGCAAAGACAAATCGACACCCCCTTCTCCGCAGCCGGAGCAAAAACAGACTCCGGCCGAGCTTCACGCACCAATGCTTTATCCCGTAGTAAAACGGCTGGAAATTAAAGATGCACGTGCGGACATGGCCGGCTCGGAGAGAACTGTCTTATCGGACATACAGATCTCCGCATTGGATGCCTCTCCTCGTGGAGTGAAGACTTTTGCCGCGGTAGGTAAAATTCCTGCCCAGAACAAGACCGGTACGTTTACCGTATCCGGACAGGTGGATGAAACACCCGCATTTGGTGGTGAATTCAAAGGAAAAGTAAATGCCGACATAAGAGACCTGCCTGTTTCGGCCGTGGTCGGCGTACTGTCAGATCTCCAACTGGATCTCCCGATAGCCGAAGGGAGCATAAACTTATCTGTTGAGATAAACGGTAGGACGACGGATTTTTATGCGAACGGGGAAGTGGTCCTTTTGAATGGGATGATTCTACCTGGTCATCTCTACAGACAACCCGCCCCCATTATGAAAGCTTCAGCAAAGTTAACGGCTATAAGAGAAGGTGAAAACCTGACAGTGGATCTCTCTGACATCAGTATTCCTGGGATGAATGTCGGAATAGAGATCAAAATCGGCGATCTCTCTTCAGAGAAGCCGTCCATCAGCATTTCCTTGAAAAAAGCTGACTTGGACCTTCAGAAGTTGTTTCCGTTTCTTCCTCAGGGCCTGTTACAGGAGGAAGATCGGGATCGTCTTAAGGAAGCAGGACTCTCGGGTCATCTCGCTGTCCTCAGCGGAGCATGGTCGGGTCGACTCTCTGATTTACGCGATTGGCGCGCAATCGAAAGCGGACTTCTCCTGGATGCATACATGGATAACATTTCGGGTTTTGTTCCAGGGCTGAGTCTCCCTCTCTCCGACGCAACGGGTCGTGTCAAGATCAGCAATGATGAAATGCGATTTGAAGGAATCAGCCTGACCCTCGGCGCTTCGCCTATTGTGCTCAACGGATTTGTGACCGATTTGCGCGGGTCTCCCAGAAGCGATCTCTTTTTGTCCATGATTGCTCAAGGAGACGATCTCAAGCCCCTCCTGGAATGCAGACCGGTGGTTTCCCGCCTACCTCAGTGGCTTTCCCGTGTTTCCGATATTCGGGGCGGCATCAAGATCGATTTGGATGTGAAGGGAAAACTCAGTAAACCTGAATTACAGGGAAGGCTCAATCTTGATGATTTCCAGTTCCGTGTTCCCGGATTCAACCTGCCTGTTCGCAAAGTGACGGGGGCAGTACGTTTCAGGAGCACGGGAGCGAGCTTCACGTCTCTCAAGGGTTCCATCGGCGACAGTCCTGTCGATCTCACTGGCAACCTCTCTCCGGAAGGTATGGCGGTCAACGGCGATTGCAAACTTGCTCAATCAGACCTGAAAAAACTCAATCTTCTACCTTCGGAATGGTCGGTGAGCGGAACCGTTCCCCTGAGCATGTCCCTAAAGGGAAAGGCCGCAGCGATCAACTATTCCGGCCAGGTAGATCTCAAACAGAATGTTGTCGTCATAGGCACACAGATCAAGAAGCGCTCCGGCATACCCATGAATCTTGAAGCTTCCGGTGTTTGGAATTCAGAGGGAATCAGTGCTGAAGAGTTCTATCTCATCCTGGAAAATTGCCGTATTTCAGGCAAAGGCTTTTTTCGCGAAGACGGAAGTTTTTCAGCATCTCTGAATCTCCCGCCAAAAGGGGTTCCCACGAATGCTTTGATGACGGTGGTCCATCCTTCATTGGAACTCCAACCCGGTGGCAGGATAGAAGGCGATTTGACCGTCCGGAGCCCGGATAGGGCAAAGGACTATGCTGTTGAAGGCAATCTGGTTTTAAATCATGTTTCTTTGCACCTGCCTTTCTTCTATAAACGCACTGAGGGGTTGACAGCTACTATTCGACGAAAAGGGAAAAGTACCAGTTTTGCTATAGAACGCGTGAAGATCGGCAATTCTGCCATTTCAGGTACTTTCGCCATAAATGACTTGGATACTCCCAAGCTCGATGTAAACCTCGAAAGCTCGTTTTTTGATACAACTGATTTCACTGCTCCACCCGGATACATAGTCCGGAGTACGTGGGGTGAATGGCTGAAAACAAACCGTTTCATACGCTTTCTGGCGCGCAGCAGAGGCTCTGCAGTAGTTAAGATCGCGAAAGGAAAAACGTCGAGCCAAGTTTTTTCAGATTTTAGCGCTTCCCTGGAAGGAAATGGGGCGATTATCCGGGCAACGAGTTGGTCGACCAATTTCGGAGAGGGTACTCTCAGAGGAACCGCGATTTTTGATTTACGGGAATCGGCACAGGTTCCTTTTCGTCTGGAGTTTCAGGGAGACCGACTCAGAGCTGAACGACTCATGCCGGCAGAGGGTGAGGGGCTTCGGATCGAAGGAGAAACAAGCCTGGAAGGAAAATTGGCCTGGACATTGGGGCCGAAACGGGAAAACGGCGGTGTTTACAAGACCGGAAGCACGGAAGTTCGTGTCCTGGACGGAACAATTCACAGATTTCAGGTGCTCTCAAAAATCTTCTCCCTCATCAATTTGGGTTCTCTCGTGAGGGGCCGTTTTCCGGACTTGATCTCTGAGGGATTGCCGTTTCAGCGTATGACCTGGAACATGGAAGTCTTCGACAGCAAGTGGAAAATAAAGGACCTCAAGCTGCGATCGGACGCGGCTCGCATCGAGTCTTCCGGCATGTATTTCGGCGATCAGGGCCGAGTTGACTTCAAAGTGGATGTTTCCCCTCTCGTGGGATTTGACACAATCGTTTCAGGATTATTTGGCAATTTAATCACGAAGAATGGAAAGATCCTTACCACCACATTTCGAGTACGGGGACTCTCCGATTCTCCCGATGTAAGACTGGAACCCTTCGAACAGTTCAGGTCCGAACAGTAG
- a CDS encoding proline--tRNA ligase: protein MRMSQLFVPTLKEDPADAEVISHRLMLRAGMIRKLTAGIYSYLPLGYRSLRKLEQIVREEMDAAGAQEVFLPMVQPAELWIESGRWNLYGTELLRFSDRHKREFCLGPTHEEVITDLVRRDVRSYRDLPLNLYQIQTKFRDEIRPRFGLMRGREFMMKDGYSFDATEQGAEESYRRMQEAYSRIFSRCGLRFRAVEADSGPIGGSFSHEFMVLADTGEDTVVSCDSCQYAANMEKAEVRPCEPVTPAVKGSLTKVSTPGMRTIEEVSQFLKVRPEELIKTLILKTEKSVVAVLIRGDHELNDVKVKNFLNVAELELADERTIQEVTGGPLGFSGPVNLRGITILADNDIRCMGSAVVGANEKDAHLINVNPQADFHVDNFGDFRAAQAGDACPRCDGTLVLSRGIEVGHVFKLGTKYSDAMAATFLDADGKERPMIMGCYGIGVSRTVAAAIEQNHDENGIIFPPPIAPFTVLITPVGAKSSDIESAAEQVYQALWENGIDVLLDDRDERPGVKFKDADLMGIPFRVTIGKKALGERKVELKNRRTGDVTLVALEEIVDAVKRGLMSWSEEN from the coding sequence ATGAGAATGTCACAGCTTTTTGTGCCGACCCTGAAAGAAGATCCCGCGGACGCGGAGGTCATCAGCCATCGTTTGATGCTCAGGGCGGGCATGATACGGAAACTTACTGCCGGTATATATTCATACCTCCCTCTGGGATATCGTTCGCTGAGGAAGCTCGAACAGATCGTACGGGAAGAAATGGACGCTGCGGGTGCTCAGGAGGTCTTCCTTCCCATGGTGCAGCCGGCGGAACTCTGGATCGAATCAGGCAGATGGAACCTGTACGGAACCGAGCTCCTGAGATTCAGTGACAGACATAAGCGGGAATTTTGCCTCGGGCCCACACACGAAGAAGTGATAACAGACCTCGTGAGACGCGATGTTCGCTCCTATCGCGATCTCCCCCTGAATCTTTATCAGATCCAGACCAAGTTTCGAGATGAGATCCGTCCGCGCTTCGGCCTAATGCGAGGCCGCGAATTCATGATGAAAGACGGGTACTCCTTTGATGCCACAGAGCAAGGGGCTGAAGAATCATATAGACGCATGCAGGAAGCGTATTCCCGGATCTTCTCACGATGCGGACTCCGTTTCAGAGCCGTAGAAGCTGACAGTGGCCCTATCGGCGGCAGTTTTTCCCATGAATTCATGGTGCTGGCTGATACCGGTGAGGATACCGTGGTTTCTTGCGATTCCTGTCAATATGCGGCAAATATGGAAAAAGCGGAAGTGCGACCCTGCGAACCCGTGACACCTGCAGTAAAGGGATCTTTGACGAAAGTATCGACTCCCGGCATGAGGACGATAGAGGAAGTGTCGCAATTTCTCAAAGTGCGCCCGGAAGAGTTGATCAAAACACTCATTCTGAAGACCGAGAAAAGCGTGGTAGCAGTTCTGATCCGAGGCGATCACGAACTGAATGATGTGAAAGTGAAGAATTTTCTGAATGTGGCGGAACTGGAGCTTGCTGACGAGCGGACAATTCAGGAGGTTACAGGCGGTCCACTGGGATTTTCCGGTCCGGTGAATCTGCGAGGAATCACTATTCTTGCGGACAACGATATCCGTTGCATGGGCTCGGCAGTTGTTGGAGCAAACGAAAAAGATGCTCACCTCATCAACGTGAATCCGCAAGCTGATTTTCATGTGGACAATTTCGGTGATTTTCGCGCTGCCCAGGCAGGAGATGCGTGTCCCCGATGTGACGGCACGTTGGTTTTGTCACGAGGAATCGAAGTCGGTCACGTTTTCAAGCTTGGAACCAAGTATTCAGATGCAATGGCAGCGACATTTCTGGATGCCGACGGCAAAGAGCGGCCTATGATCATGGGATGCTACGGTATCGGCGTGAGCAGGACAGTTGCAGCAGCAATCGAACAGAACCATGACGAGAACGGTATTATCTTTCCTCCCCCTATTGCTCCTTTTACCGTTCTTATTACTCCTGTGGGCGCAAAGAGCTCTGACATCGAATCCGCCGCAGAACAAGTTTATCAGGCACTCTGGGAAAACGGCATAGATGTGCTCCTGGACGATCGCGACGAGCGGCCCGGAGTCAAATTCAAAGATGCAGACCTTATGGGCATTCCCTTCAGGGTTACCATCGGGAAAAAAGCGCTTGGCGAGAGGAAGGTCGAGCTGAAAAACAGACGCACCGGAGATGTCACACTCGTCGCACTGGAAGAAATTGTGGACGCGGTAAAACGCGGACTCATGAGCTGGTCTGAAGAGAACTGA
- a CDS encoding ATP-binding protein yields MENRCDYSVLTIPNELPYVTVAATYVDAVARKMGYGKKYRDDIGTAVRETVSNVINYAFDPDERATFTISCERVPLGLKITVNDRGIPFFPKTDERGVGTPLMRELMDEVAFHNLGRKGKETVLIKYAPENAITDFSEACNLEPYSHPKSPKTAPSRHIGYTVRKMKPEEAIEISRTVYRAYGYSYPVPHVYYPERMAKLITSGVMYSAVAETDTGDLAGHCALFRWERDLPLGELGLGVVKPEYRGQGMFLDLTSHLIEVAKSEKLMGIFGQAVTNHTFSQQVGHKCGLKDCGIILGLLPETEQFRGITERLPQRESLVIHFSYLNKPDEGEIYPPLHHHDVIRKLYRNIGAEPSFGPLPVLSHLTEEAVVRMESIGPKGAARISIDRYGKNVVAEVKKRLKDLCLNHFSAIQLYLDLSDPLTGVYTELFERLGFFFAGILPGACRGDGLILQYLNNVPLDYDKIKVESNIAKELLQYIRHHDPSETISQ; encoded by the coding sequence ATGGAAAACCGATGTGACTATTCAGTGCTGACTATTCCCAACGAGCTTCCGTACGTAACTGTTGCCGCAACATATGTGGACGCTGTAGCCCGAAAAATGGGGTATGGGAAAAAATACAGAGACGACATCGGTACTGCAGTGCGCGAGACCGTGTCAAACGTGATCAATTACGCATTCGATCCGGACGAGCGGGCCACCTTCACAATAAGCTGCGAACGGGTACCTCTTGGGTTGAAAATCACTGTCAACGATCGAGGCATTCCTTTCTTCCCGAAAACCGATGAGCGGGGAGTGGGAACGCCGCTCATGCGAGAATTGATGGATGAGGTAGCATTTCACAATTTGGGCCGGAAAGGAAAAGAGACCGTTCTTATCAAGTATGCTCCGGAAAACGCGATTACCGATTTTTCGGAAGCCTGCAATCTCGAACCGTACAGTCATCCGAAAAGTCCCAAAACCGCGCCTTCAAGACATATCGGATATACCGTTCGGAAAATGAAGCCGGAAGAGGCCATCGAAATATCCCGGACAGTGTACCGGGCGTATGGCTATTCGTATCCGGTCCCTCACGTGTACTATCCGGAAAGAATGGCAAAACTCATAACCAGTGGCGTCATGTACTCCGCGGTAGCAGAGACTGACACGGGCGATCTGGCCGGACACTGCGCTCTATTCAGGTGGGAGCGAGATTTGCCGTTGGGAGAACTCGGATTGGGGGTAGTGAAACCCGAATACCGGGGTCAAGGAATGTTTCTTGACCTTACGTCTCATCTTATCGAGGTTGCGAAATCCGAAAAGCTCATGGGTATATTCGGTCAAGCCGTGACGAATCATACGTTTTCTCAACAGGTCGGCCATAAATGTGGATTAAAAGATTGTGGCATCATTCTGGGACTGCTTCCTGAAACAGAACAATTCCGAGGAATCACCGAACGATTACCCCAGCGTGAGAGCCTGGTGATCCATTTCTCATATCTGAACAAACCTGATGAAGGAGAAATTTACCCACCCTTGCATCATCACGATGTTATCAGGAAATTGTATCGTAACATAGGAGCAGAACCCTCGTTCGGACCGCTACCAGTACTGTCGCACCTGACGGAAGAAGCCGTTGTCCGAATGGAGTCAATCGGACCGAAAGGAGCCGCTCGAATAAGCATCGATCGATACGGAAAGAACGTTGTGGCAGAAGTAAAGAAACGATTGAAGGACCTGTGCTTGAACCACTTCAGCGCAATCCAATTGTACCTGGACCTCAGTGACCCATTGACAGGTGTCTACACCGAACTGTTCGAGAGACTCGGATTCTTCTTTGCAGGAATACTCCCGGGAGCATGCCGCGGTGACGGACTCATCCTCCAATATCTGAATAACGTCCCCCTCGACTACGACAAAATTAAAGTCGAATCCAATATCGCCAAAGAATTACTCCAATACATTCGACACCACGATCCTTCTGAAACCATTTCGCAATGA
- a CDS encoding TGS domain-containing protein produces MENKQKINAKKFVADVRAGKTDVELMHLHDLSPKTLKKVFSVLVQKKILEQSELDLRSSPSDPEPGPQPPLETSHFEKLNAWGNAQITQSLCAQCGAQVSKNMLTCPECGHALAGEERWEKAEPERGILDRLSPKTIGCILAIPVAIALYLFFTHIIIPMADVTGKKRADAVRKELPRGKTPMEAAKDLRKELQNRTINAEVNRFVGEEVLSGVKADYSTFTVGPRWEMLSLEDKQICIQELSLALEGSGLPRSFRLANSAGQTLAKVVDGSVIWHERSGVSVPFVPPPPREEASDVERSVAPNQIERALEGLPGGRDIMRNLPR; encoded by the coding sequence ATGGAAAATAAACAGAAAATCAATGCAAAGAAGTTTGTAGCGGACGTACGAGCGGGAAAAACCGATGTGGAGCTCATGCATCTCCATGATTTAAGCCCCAAAACGTTGAAGAAAGTCTTCAGTGTTCTCGTGCAAAAAAAGATTCTTGAACAATCTGAGCTGGACCTGCGCTCCAGTCCGTCCGATCCTGAGCCTGGTCCGCAACCGCCTCTTGAAACTTCTCATTTCGAGAAACTTAATGCGTGGGGAAATGCCCAGATAACCCAATCCCTTTGTGCGCAATGCGGAGCGCAGGTATCCAAGAACATGCTTACCTGTCCTGAGTGCGGTCATGCCCTTGCAGGTGAGGAGCGCTGGGAAAAAGCCGAACCTGAAAGAGGAATCCTGGATCGTCTGTCTCCGAAGACCATCGGATGCATCCTCGCAATACCTGTCGCAATTGCCTTATACCTTTTCTTTACCCACATCATAATTCCCATGGCTGACGTAACGGGGAAGAAACGAGCCGATGCAGTCCGGAAGGAGCTACCTCGAGGCAAAACTCCAATGGAAGCTGCAAAAGACCTGCGGAAAGAACTCCAAAATCGAACTATCAATGCAGAAGTCAATCGCTTTGTAGGCGAAGAAGTATTGTCTGGAGTCAAAGCCGATTATTCCACATTCACTGTAGGTCCGCGCTGGGAGATGCTTTCCCTGGAGGATAAACAGATCTGTATTCAGGAGTTGTCGCTGGCCCTGGAAGGATCGGGTTTGCCCAGGAGCTTTCGTCTTGCCAATTCCGCGGGTCAAACCCTGGCCAAGGTCGTCGATGGCTCAGTCATTTGGCACGAACGGTCCGGCGTCAGTGTTCCTTTCGTGCCACCACCGCCCAGAGAAGAAGCTTCGGACGTAGAACGATCGGTAGCTCCGAACCAGATTGAACGCGCTTTAGAAGGATTGCCCGGCGGCCGGGACATCATGAGGAATCTTCCTCGTTAA